TGAAGCCTGATCCTGAGTACCTTGAAAAGCTTATTCATTTTTACGGTGAGGAGTTTATTGATGAACTCGGCTACGATTTCGATACACATGAAATTATGGAAGCCCGTGGCTGCGATAAATGTAATGAAACAGGTTATCGTGGACGTGTGGGTATCCACGAACTCATGGAAGCGAGTCCAGAACTTAAAAAATTAGTGGCAAAAGCTGCCCCCGTAGCTGAGTTGAAAAAACAAGCTGTTGAAGACGGTATGCGTACCTTGATGCAAGATGGTGTTTGGAAAACCTTCGAAGGTGTTTCTGATCTTTCTCAGCTCAGAAGGGTACAAGCGCACTAGTAATGAAGAAAGCAGCTGTATTAATTTCGGGTGGTCTCGATTCGACCACTCTTCTACACCATGTGATCAAGAGTCTTGGTTATGATGAAGTCTATGCATTGTCTTTTGATTACGGTCAAAAACATTCTCGTGAACTCATTGTTGCTAAGGCACAATGCGATAGCTTGCCGGAAGTGAAAGAGCACAACGTACTCGATATTTCTTACATGGGAGATTTTTTAGGCTCCAGTTCTGCTCTCGTTAAAGGTGGCGTTGAAGTTCCTGACTTGAAGGATATTGCCGAAGGTGATTTAGACCAGCCAGTGACCTATGTGCCCAATCGTAATATGATGCTTTTATCAATTGCTGCATCATTTGCGGAGAGCCGCGATTGCCGTCAATTATATTATGGTGCCCAAGCCCAAGATGAATACGGTTATTGGGATTGCACGGAATCCTTTTTAGCTCGCATGAATGATGTCTTCTCTCTTAATCGTCGAACAGGCGTGCACGTTGAGGCACCATTTGTGAATATGAGTAAGGGACATGTGGCCAAAATCGGTTTAGCCCTTGGTATTGATTACGCTCAAACTTGGACTTGTTATCGCGGTGGCGATAAGCCTTGCGAAGTCTGTCCCTCTTGTGTAGAACGTGCCCTTGCTTTCAAAGAATGTGGAATTGACGATCCCTTATTAAAAAAGTAAAAAAATCACTAAAAATTGGTTTTGCATTTTTTGTCTGTGCATGTACTATTCAGCCCTATTAGGTGGTGGCTATAGCTCAGTTGGTAGAGCACCGGATTGTGATTCCGGCTGTCGCCGGTTCAAGTCCGGTTAGCCACCCCACCTTTTTTATGGTGGCTATAGCTCAGTTGGTAGAGCACCGGATTGTGATTCCGGCTGTCGCCGGTTCAAGTCCGGTTAGCCACCCCATTAAAACCCTTTTTCCCCATGTGACTCTATGAAAAAACATGCTCTGACAACAAACGAAGCTGCAGACTTGTTAGGTTTTGCGCGTACAAGTGTAATCAACTGGGTTGAGAAAGGTGAATTGAAATCTTTCCAAACGCCTGGTGGCCATCGCCGTTTTGAAATGGAGGATATTCAAGCCTTTGCTCAAAAACGTGGCATTCAAATAGAAGGTCAAGTTGAGCAGAAAGTGCAATTAAATCGTGTGCTCGTTGTTGATGATGATCAAGACTTCCGTCAATTCTCCTTGGAAACCCTCGAGCTTGCCGGTGATTTTGAAGTCAAAGAAGCCGTCAACGGGATTGAAGCAGCGCTCGTTACAGGCTCATGGAAGCCCGATATTATTTTATTAGATTTACACATGCCACAAATGAATGGCTATGAATTTATAGATCAATTACGCAAAGATGAGCAATTTAAAGAGATCAAAATCATTGTTTTGACTGCTTATGCCGATGAAGAAACTCGTGAGAAAGTCGGCGATGTGCATGACTTAATTTGTAAGCCAATTGGGATAAAAGATTTCGTCGGCAAATTACGCGACTTATCTAAATGAAAGAACGCGGTATACCACTACTAGATGCGATTGATTTAACTTATGCTATTGGGCATAGGATGCTCTTGGATCATGTCTCTTTTACAATACATAATAAAGATAGAGTGGGGCTCATTGGTCGCAATGGCACGGGGAAGTCAACCCTGCTGAAGATTTTATCCAAACAACTTGAGCCTTTCGAGGTTTCCGAAATTCGTTTTAGCAAGGGCTTAAAAGTCTCTTATTTATCTCAAGATTTTGATATTGATCCGAATTTGACCGTGATAGAAAATATTCGTGAAGGCGCTGGCTATATTTATGAATTACTCAAACAATATGAAAGTGGTGATCAGACTGAAGATGAGATGTTCCGCATTCAAGATCAAATTACGGCTCTAGATGCCTGGGATTTAGATGCCTACGTTTTTGAACTTATCTCGCGCTTGTCTTGTCCGAGTGCAGACACTCCTTGTAAAGATCTTTCGGGTGGTGAAAAACGGCGAATTAACTTAGCGAAAGTTCTCGTTTCTAAACCCGATTTACTCATTTTAGACGAGCCGACAAACCACCTGGATTCTCATGCGGTTGAATGGCTAGAGAAATGGCTCGAGACTTATTCAGGGGCACTCATTATGGTGACACACGATCGTTGCTTCTTAGATAGTGTTTGTAATCGTATTCTAGAATTACGTGAAGGGCAAGCAGATTTTTTTCCTGGGAATTATTCAGTTTATTTAGAGCAGAGTGCTGCACGTGATATGGCAATGCTAAGAGCGGATAATAAGCGCCATCAGTTCTTGAAAAAAGAACTCGAATGGGTGCGTCGAAGTCCTAAGGCACGTACCACTAAGTCACAGAGTCGAGTCGATCGCTTTAATGATCTCAATGATAAAGAAAATTACGCTGTACAGGCCGATGCTGAACTCGTTTTACCTCCCGCGAAAGTTATTGGCAATGTAAGTGTCAGTTTAGAAAATGTGTGTAAAAGCTTTGGAGATAAACAGCTTTTCAAAGATTTGAGTTTTGAGTTAGAACCAGGTAGCCGCATAGCTCTAATGGGCGGTAATGGCATGGGAAAAACGACTTTGCTTAAAATGATTATAGGTCAGGCAGAAGCAGATTCTGGAACGATTGTTCGCGGAGCGAGCTTAGATTATAATTACGTTGATCAGAGTCGTAGTCAACTCAATGAAGATAATACCGTTTTTAAAGAAGTTGCGGATGGCGCAGAATCGGTGCGTTTGGGCGATATAAGTTTGTCAACGCGTTCTTACTTAAGACGTTTCTTATTCACTGATGATCGTATCAACACCAAAGTGAGTAAATTATCGGGCGGGGAACGCAATCGCCTCCTATTAGCTCGTTTATTGCGTAAACCCTGTAACTTACTCATTCTGGATGAACCAACCAATGACTTGGACTTATCGACTTTGCAAGTCTTAGAGGAAGCTCTCGTCGCTTGGAAAGGCACTTTGCTCCTTGTGTCTCACGATAGATGGTTTGTGAACCGTGTGTGTAATGGCATTTTAGGCTTTGAGGGAAATGGTCAGGTGTATTACCAAGATGGTGATTATGACTATTACTTAGAGAAAAAAGCCGAGCGTGAGACTAAGCAAGTTAAAGTCGAGGTGGAAACTAAAAAAGTTGCGCCCAAAGCTGAAGAGCCCAAGAAAGCCACTAAAAAACTTACTTGGAAAGAAGAGCGTGAACTCGAAGGTATGGAAGACTTTGTCATGGAGCTCGATGAGCAGATTTCCGCGATTGAAACAGCCATGCACGAACCCGACTTTTTTCAGCAAGAAGCTGAACTCATTCAAGAAAAAACGAATGAACTTGAATCCCTGCGTCAAAAGCTAGACCAAGCCTATGCTCGTTGGGAAGAACTCGAAGCGAAAAAAGCTTAATTTCTCGCCAAGAACTCAGTCATTTTATTGCTTAATAGGGATGATTTATCGCTGTTTTTCACAAAATAGTAAAAACCTTTGTAAAAAATTCTTTTCCTCAATATTATTGGCTTGAAGCCGAGTAAAAGGTAGCTATGTTCAGCCCACTAATTCATCTTTTGATGACTTAGATGCCAAATGCTCGAGTGGTGGAATTGGCAGACACGACGGACTTAAAATCCGTTGCCTCACGGCGTGCCGGTTCAAGTCCGGCCTCGAGTACTAAAAAGCCTCAGAACGAAAGTTCTGAGGCTTTTACATTTTACTGTGTTCGAGTCTTAAATCTTTCTCTTATTCAAAGCCGAGTTGGGAGGCACCGGGTGTTTTCTTATTAAGGAATTTGCTAGGAGCCTCTTTTTTGAGTATAGCGAGCATGGCTTTGACTTTCTTGGGATGTTGTTTGGAGAGGTCATTTGTCTCACCTGGATCATCAGCAAGGTTAAAGAGCATGCCGGGTGGGTGCACGGGTGTTTTGATCCATTCATCGAGTCCACCGCGTTCTGTAACAGTTCCAGGAGGAATGTATTTCCAGTCTCCCATGCGTAGGGCGACTTGTGAGAGTGCTTCTTCGACCAGATAGTCGCGTCCAACAGGACTTTTCCCCATGAGGGCTGGGAGCATGTTTTGTCCATCGGGGCTGGCGCTCTTGGGTAAGTCTTTGCCAATGAGTGTTGCGATGCTCGCAAAAATATCGACTTGACTAATGAGTGCTGAAGAAGTTCCACTTTGAATTTTTCCAGGCCAAGAAACGATAAAGGGCATGCGTGTGCCACCTTCCCATAGGCTGTATTTTCCACCTCGAAAAGGTCCAGCAGCTTTATGGTCGCCATTGCGAGCTTCAGAACCTTCCCAGTAACCATCAAAGAGCACGGGGCCATTATCACTCGATAAAATGATTAGCGTATTGCGGTACATTTTATTGGCCTTAAGTGTTTTTATTAGTTTTCCCACAGTCCAGTCAAATTGCACAATGGCATCACCGCGAGGTCCAAGGCTCGAAGAGCCTTGGAAGCGGGGATGAGGGCGACGGGGTACGTGGTTATCATGTGCGGCAAAGTACATAAAGAAGGGCTGATCTTTCGACTTATTAATGAAATCGATCGCTTTGTTGAGGTAGGTGTCGGCCATGTCTTCATCTTTAAAACGAGCTGCATGTCCACCAGTCATAGTACCGATGCGACTTATGCCGTTCACGATAGTGCCTGCGTGTTGAACATCAGCTTGAACCGTCAGTAAGTGAGGGTGGCTAATGCCAGTGGGCTCTGTACCTACAGGTTTGGCATAGCTGACTTTGATCGGGTCAGAAGGATCGAGGTCCACGACTTCGCTATTTTCGATATAAACCGAAGGTACGCGATCACCGGTTGCGGCCATGTAGAATGAATAATCGAAACCGAGTTCACGAGGTGCAGGTTTGATGTTCGAATTCCAGTCAAAAGAGCCATCCGAAAGGCCAAGGCCCAAATGCCATTTCCCGACTAGAGCCGTTATGTAGCCTGCATCTTTCATGAAACTAGCGATGTTTGGTTTAGCAGGGTCAATAATGAGAGGGGCATTGCCTGGAAGAATTTTGGCGGACTTATTGCGGAAAGCGTATTCACCCGTGAGAAGAGAATAACGTGAAGGCGTGCAAGTAGCGGCAGATGCATAGCCTGAACTGAAGCGTATGCCATCATTAGCTAAGCGATCAATGAAGGGAGTTTGAGCACCGGTGCCACCATAGCAACTGAGGTCGCCGTAGCCGATATCATCGGCATAAATAATAAGGATATTAGGTTTTTCTGTAGCAGCACTCAGTCCTTGGGTGAGGCTGAGAGCTAGTGCGAGGGCTAATTTTTTGAACATAGGTTTCTCCTATTGGATGGGACTTATAATGAAACTGTAAGAGTATTTCTGCTTCTTAATTTGGTAGGGTTTGAGGGCAATGGAACCCCAACTATCATTGCCGCCGACGCCAAGTTGGGCATGGTCAAGGTTGACGATGACATTTGGGCTACGCTCAAGTTCAAATGAGTACTTCGCGTTTTCTATCGCTTCCGTAGAATAAAATTTAGCACCGCCACTGAGGAAGTTTTGATCGGCTAGGAACTTTAGGCCATGCCCTTTGGTGTTTAGTAGGCTCATCCAGCGCATGTCAACTTTGTTACCATTCTCTTGAGGACGACTGTAATCAACCCACTGCTCATCGACACTTGATTTATAGAGTCCTACATGTTCAAGTTTACGATCGCTATAAGTGGCATTTGGGCCACGGCCAAACCAAGATATTTGATCATATTCTGCAGGGAGCGCAATCGTCATCCCAAGTCGGTGGGGAGCGCCAATTTTTGGGTTTGTTTGACTGAAGTCAAAATCGTTTTTCACTTGGATTTTGCCATTGCCAGAAATTGCATACTGACTCTGAACAGTGGTTTTTACTGTGGGGAAAAAGGAAGTGATCTCGACATGAACGAGTCCAGGAGATTTTTGTTGAACTTTGAAGTGTTTAACTTCGTACTTCTGTGTAGCATTCCTCCAAACCTTTTTGAGCTTGCCGCTATTAGTTGGGATTTTATCATTGTCTGTAAAAGCACGCCAAAAATTGATCTCTAAAGCATCTGCGAGAAGATTTTTACCCTTGTAATTATAAGTAGTGAGCTGACCAGATTTTTTATCAAACTTGATTTCAAACTCTGTGCCTTTGAGGGTTAAAGACTTTGCGGAATCCACAAGTTTAATTTCACCTTCATTAGAAAGGTTTAGTGCTGGTTTTTGACCAAATAGTTTAAATTGTGAACTTGTTAAAACATGTCCAGCGGGGACGAGTTCAGTATAATCTTTGGTGCTTTTGAAGCTGATATTGAGGAAATATTCTGAACCTGCGTTGCGTTCAATTTTAGGAAGGGAGAGCTTTACCTTTTTAGTTTGGTGAGGGGCAATAGATAAATCGTCAACTTTACCCGAACTAATGACTTTGCCATTTTCTTCGATGGACCAATTGGCTGATACGAATTTGTCGAGAGAAGTAAAATCAAAGCGGTTGAGAATTTCGATTTCTCCAGTATTTAGCTTAGGAGCTGTGACTTTGATATTGCTATAGACCGATTTGACTGCAAAGAGCCCCGGATGTGGGTTCCAGTCAGAATCGATGAGGCCGTTCATGCAAAAATTACCGTCATTGCTATATGGATTTTCAAACCAACCACCATAGGCAAAGAAAGTTTCTTTTACAGGTCCGACACCAATGTTTTTAGCGAATTTTTCTGGGGTTTTCTGACGGATTCCCTGATCCATCCAGTCCCAAATAAAGGCGCCCGTGTAACGGTCATTTTTATAAATATTGTCATCCCAGTATTCGCTAAGGTTACCATTACTATTGCCCATGGCATGTGAGTATTCGCAAAGAATTGAAGGACGGTCTTTTGGGCCGATCCATTTTTCATCGGCATACATGCGAGAGTAAAAATCACTAGCAGGACTTTTGTATTTATGTCCACCCTCATAGTGAACAGGGCGATGGGGGTACTGAGCTTTTAGCATGTCGTAAGCAGCTACGAAGTTAGGTCCGATTCCCGATTCATTACCAAGGGACCAAATTACAATTGAGGGGTGGTTTTTGTCGCGTTCAGCCATACGATTAACGCGGTCGATAATAGCTTTTTCCCATGTGCGATCGTTAGCTAGAATATTTTTATCGCTCGTGGCACCAAATTCATGTGTTTCAATATTGGCTTCATCGATGACGTAGATACCATACTGATCACAAAGATCATAAAATTCTGGGACGTTTGGATAATGGCTTGTACGAACGGCGTTAATATTGTTTTCTTTAAATAATTTAATGTCTCTTAGCATTTCAGAACGGCTAACTATTTGTCCATTGTCAGGACTGTGTTCGTGACGATTGACGCCTTTGAGCTTAATTTTCTGGCCATTGACCAAAAAGATGCCATTTTTAATTTCGACTTCACGAAAGCCAATATTCTGAGGTATAATCTGAAGCACTTCACCTGACTTATTTTTTAGTGTAAGAAGGAGCTTGTAGAGGTTCGGGCTTTCTGCTGTCCATTTAGCTGGATTCTTGATCGTTTTCTTAAACTTAATGGTTTCAGAAGCTTGATGAGTCACCTTGAGGAAAACTGCTTTGCCATTTTGATCGAGTAGTTCAATGTCTAAGCTAGCACCTTCTGGTTGTTTGATGTCAACTTTTACTTCAAGTTCGGCATTTAGGTAGTTTTGATCTAGGTCAGTAATGATCGTGAAATCTTCAATATGTTCAGTCGGGATCGACTTTAATGTGACATCTCTAAAAATACCTGAAAGTCTCCAGAAATCTTGGTCCTCGAGAAAGGCACCGTCACCCCAGCGATAGACTTCTGCCGCTAATGTATTATTGCCAGCTTTGAGGTATTTTGAAATGTTAAATTCTGCAGGTGTTCGTGAGCCTTGTGAATACCCGACGTATTGGCCATTAATCCAAAGGTAGAAAGCGGAGTTGACTCCAGCAAATTGGATGTGAGTATTTTTTCCTTTAAAGCTATTGGGTACAGTGAATTGAGTTAAGTAGGAGCCGACAGGGTTGTCATTATTGTCAATATGAGGAGGGTTCTTGATACTAAAGGGGTATTTGATATTTGTGTAGAGAGGCTGACCATGACCTTGGATTTGCCAGTTGGAAGGAACGGGAATACTTGTCCACTTGCTAGAATCAAATTCACTTTTGAAAAAATCTTTGGGGCGTTCGGCAGGATTCTTTGCCCAGTTAAATTTCCAATTACCGTTTAATGACTTGGTATTGATTGTTTTTTGATCGTTCATTTCTAGAGCATGATCACGATTGTCGTAAACGGTAAAAGTTGCTTGTGGAGCTTCGGTGTTAATCTGAATGATTTGTTGGTCTTGCCAATTTTCTAAGGCAAAGATTTGACTACTTAATGCGGTGAACATCAATAGTTTTTTGTATGTACTAGTCATATTATCCTTTTAATTATTCAATAATTTTATTATAAATACGCGTAAGCGCTGCAATCTTAACAAGTTTGATCATTTCTTATTTAACAAATTTGCATGACACGGACATAACAGAGCTTAGTAGTTTTCTATAAGCAAGAAAACTGCGCTCGAGTTCAAAGGTGACTGCAAAAGGGAAAGAAAATGGTAGAAAATACTTGTGGGAGCTATTGTTTTTGATAAACTCGAACGTAGTCAATTTCAAATTGATTGGGGAAGGGCGTTGAGCTTGGGTCGCCACCATTTGTGCCGCCAATCGCTAGGTTGAGTAAGAGGTAGTGAGCTTGTTGGAAGGGCTCTTTAGGACCTCGTGACGTATCGGGATTGATCGCTTTTTTTAAGTCGATGGTATTGAGTAATTGATCATCTAAAAAGAGTTTAATGGAATCTTTGTCCCAATCCATTTTCCAGATATGAAACTTTTTATCCCAATCAGGATCTTTAAAATCTTTGACGGGAGTTTTGCTACTATCCCATTTAGCCTGATAAGGACGCTTTGTTCCCCAGCAAGCATTGGCAAGGATCATGTCATTGTAGTATTCCATAAGGTCAATTTCTCCATTAGATGGCCATTGACCTTCCGTACCCAGAAACCAGATAGCGGGCCATAAGCCATCGGCAGCCTTAAGGCGTGCTTTGATCTCAAAGCGTCCGTATTTCCAGCTTTGCTTAGAAGTAAGACAACTGGACGTGTAATAAATATTTTTTCTCTTTTCTTTCCAATTATTTGCTTTCGCTTTAAAGCTAGGATTAGCTTTCATTTCTCGTCGACCCTCAATGAATAATTTGCCATCTTCGCAAAAGGCATTGTCCTCTTGATACCACTGGAGTTCGTGGTTGCGTTGAAAACCCTGCTCAAAGTCCCATTTGCTAGATTCAACTGAACCATCGGAATTGAATTCTTCCTGCCAAACTAATTCATAGCCTAAGCTCTTGTATTTGGAGGTGATTTTTTCTTGAACTGAAGCTTGTTTAGGCGCTTGAGTTTTAAGCTCATTCTGGCAGCTAGTAGCGAACAGCAATAATAAGGCAATAGATAAGATCTTTGTCATGGATAGTCCTTTGTTTTTTGTACTCATTACTTCACGCAAAGCCTTAGTGTGACTTCTTTTTCTTTTTATAGCCAGTTTGCCATAATGCTTCGGCATGGGTCGACTTCCATTTACTCATTTCTTTGATTAGTTGTGCTTTAATTTCGGGAAATTGTTCAGAGAGATCATGCTTTTCGGATTGATCATTTTCTAGATTATAGAGGGAACTACCAGTGGGTAAGATGTTGAGTTTCCATTTACCTTGGCGCATGGAGTAGTTTTTGCCGCGTGACCAAAATAGTTTGCGCGCATTTGTTTCTTGTGGCTTGTTAATGACGGGGAGCAAATCTATTCCATGGTAAGTTCGATCAGTGACTAATTCTCCACCTGCAGCCTGAATACATGTAGCAAAAACATCGTAGGCAATGATGGGCTTGTCAGAGCTGAGGCCAGCGCTTATTTTCTCAGGCCATTGAAGGAGAAAGGGCGTTCGATTTCCCCCTTCAAACTCGCTGCCTTTAAAACCTCGCAACGGCCAATTAGACGAGCCATTATGAGTGGTTGGGCCACCATTGTCGCTCATGAAAAAGATTAAGGTGTTTTCGTATTGCTTTGAATCTTTGAGTGCCTGTAACAGTAAGCCAGTTTGATCATCGAGGTTTTTCATGAGCCCACTATACTTTTTGCGAAGAGGATTTTTGAAATCGTAAGACATAATATCTTCATCTTTTGCATCCATGGGACCATGAACGGCATTGTGTGAGAGGTAGATAAAAAAGGGTTTGTCTTGTTCTTCTTGTATGATGCGAATGGCTTCTTGAGTAAAAACTTCCGTAGTATAGCCACTGG
This genomic stretch from Lentisphaera araneosa HTCC2155 harbors:
- the queC gene encoding 7-cyano-7-deazaguanine synthase QueC — encoded protein: MKKAAVLISGGLDSTTLLHHVIKSLGYDEVYALSFDYGQKHSRELIVAKAQCDSLPEVKEHNVLDISYMGDFLGSSSALVKGGVEVPDLKDIAEGDLDQPVTYVPNRNMMLLSIAASFAESRDCRQLYYGAQAQDEYGYWDCTESFLARMNDVFSLNRRTGVHVEAPFVNMSKGHVAKIGLALGIDYAQTWTCYRGGDKPCEVCPSCVERALAFKECGIDDPLLKK
- a CDS encoding response regulator, which gives rise to MKKHALTTNEAADLLGFARTSVINWVEKGELKSFQTPGGHRRFEMEDIQAFAQKRGIQIEGQVEQKVQLNRVLVVDDDQDFRQFSLETLELAGDFEVKEAVNGIEAALVTGSWKPDIILLDLHMPQMNGYEFIDQLRKDEQFKEIKIIVLTAYADEETREKVGDVHDLICKPIGIKDFVGKLRDLSK
- a CDS encoding ATP-binding cassette domain-containing protein produces the protein MKERGIPLLDAIDLTYAIGHRMLLDHVSFTIHNKDRVGLIGRNGTGKSTLLKILSKQLEPFEVSEIRFSKGLKVSYLSQDFDIDPNLTVIENIREGAGYIYELLKQYESGDQTEDEMFRIQDQITALDAWDLDAYVFELISRLSCPSADTPCKDLSGGEKRRINLAKVLVSKPDLLILDEPTNHLDSHAVEWLEKWLETYSGALIMVTHDRCFLDSVCNRILELREGQADFFPGNYSVYLEQSAARDMAMLRADNKRHQFLKKELEWVRRSPKARTTKSQSRVDRFNDLNDKENYAVQADAELVLPPAKVIGNVSVSLENVCKSFGDKQLFKDLSFELEPGSRIALMGGNGMGKTTLLKMIIGQAEADSGTIVRGASLDYNYVDQSRSQLNEDNTVFKEVADGAESVRLGDISLSTRSYLRRFLFTDDRINTKVSKLSGGERNRLLLARLLRKPCNLLILDEPTNDLDLSTLQVLEEALVAWKGTLLLVSHDRWFVNRVCNGILGFEGNGQVYYQDGDYDYYLEKKAERETKQVKVEVETKKVAPKAEEPKKATKKLTWKEERELEGMEDFVMELDEQISAIETAMHEPDFFQQEAELIQEKTNELESLRQKLDQAYARWEELEAKKA
- a CDS encoding sulfatase family protein, producing the protein MFKKLALALALSLTQGLSAATEKPNILIIYADDIGYGDLSCYGGTGAQTPFIDRLANDGIRFSSGYASAATCTPSRYSLLTGEYAFRNKSAKILPGNAPLIIDPAKPNIASFMKDAGYITALVGKWHLGLGLSDGSFDWNSNIKPAPRELGFDYSFYMAATGDRVPSVYIENSEVVDLDPSDPIKVSYAKPVGTEPTGISHPHLLTVQADVQHAGTIVNGISRIGTMTGGHAARFKDEDMADTYLNKAIDFINKSKDQPFFMYFAAHDNHVPRRPHPRFQGSSSLGPRGDAIVQFDWTVGKLIKTLKANKMYRNTLIILSSDNGPVLFDGYWEGSEARNGDHKAAGPFRGGKYSLWEGGTRMPFIVSWPGKIQSGTSSALISQVDIFASIATLIGKDLPKSASPDGQNMLPALMGKSPVGRDYLVEEALSQVALRMGDWKYIPPGTVTERGGLDEWIKTPVHPPGMLFNLADDPGETNDLSKQHPKKVKAMLAILKKEAPSKFLNKKTPGASQLGFE
- a CDS encoding glycoside hydrolase family 2 TIM barrel-domain containing protein yields the protein MTSTYKKLLMFTALSSQIFALENWQDQQIIQINTEAPQATFTVYDNRDHALEMNDQKTINTKSLNGNWKFNWAKNPAERPKDFFKSEFDSSKWTSIPVPSNWQIQGHGQPLYTNIKYPFSIKNPPHIDNNDNPVGSYLTQFTVPNSFKGKNTHIQFAGVNSAFYLWINGQYVGYSQGSRTPAEFNISKYLKAGNNTLAAEVYRWGDGAFLEDQDFWRLSGIFRDVTLKSIPTEHIEDFTIITDLDQNYLNAELEVKVDIKQPEGASLDIELLDQNGKAVFLKVTHQASETIKFKKTIKNPAKWTAESPNLYKLLLTLKNKSGEVLQIIPQNIGFREVEIKNGIFLVNGQKIKLKGVNRHEHSPDNGQIVSRSEMLRDIKLFKENNINAVRTSHYPNVPEFYDLCDQYGIYVIDEANIETHEFGATSDKNILANDRTWEKAIIDRVNRMAERDKNHPSIVIWSLGNESGIGPNFVAAYDMLKAQYPHRPVHYEGGHKYKSPASDFYSRMYADEKWIGPKDRPSILCEYSHAMGNSNGNLSEYWDDNIYKNDRYTGAFIWDWMDQGIRQKTPEKFAKNIGVGPVKETFFAYGGWFENPYSNDGNFCMNGLIDSDWNPHPGLFAVKSVYSNIKVTAPKLNTGEIEILNRFDFTSLDKFVSANWSIEENGKVISSGKVDDLSIAPHQTKKVKLSLPKIERNAGSEYFLNISFKSTKDYTELVPAGHVLTSSQFKLFGQKPALNLSNEGEIKLVDSAKSLTLKGTEFEIKFDKKSGQLTTYNYKGKNLLADALEINFWRAFTDNDKIPTNSGKLKKVWRNATQKYEVKHFKVQQKSPGLVHVEITSFFPTVKTTVQSQYAISGNGKIQVKNDFDFSQTNPKIGAPHRLGMTIALPAEYDQISWFGRGPNATYSDRKLEHVGLYKSSVDEQWVDYSRPQENGNKVDMRWMSLLNTKGHGLKFLADQNFLSGGAKFYSTEAIENAKYSFELERSPNVIVNLDHAQLGVGGNDSWGSIALKPYQIKKQKYSYSFIISPIQ
- a CDS encoding glycoside hydrolase family 16 protein, which gives rise to MTKILSIALLLLFATSCQNELKTQAPKQASVQEKITSKYKSLGYELVWQEEFNSDGSVESSKWDFEQGFQRNHELQWYQEDNAFCEDGKLFIEGRREMKANPSFKAKANNWKEKRKNIYYTSSCLTSKQSWKYGRFEIKARLKAADGLWPAIWFLGTEGQWPSNGEIDLMEYYNDMILANACWGTKRPYQAKWDSSKTPVKDFKDPDWDKKFHIWKMDWDKDSIKLFLDDQLLNTIDLKKAINPDTSRGPKEPFQQAHYLLLNLAIGGTNGGDPSSTPFPNQFEIDYVRVYQKQ
- a CDS encoding sulfatase-like hydrolase/transferase, producing MKILFCLFSLLCTSLLANEPPNIIIILADDAGSSDFSCYGSKQLLTPHIDSIAHNGIKFTQAYTASSVCSPSRAGLLTGRYQQTFGHLANIPHSKHSANDPELLGLPVTEITLADSLKELGYSTHCIGKWHLGEADHFHPNARGFDNFYGFLSGARTYFLGGELRGDMDRIMRNKEFAEPSSGYTTEVFTQEAIRIIQEEQDKPFFIYLSHNAVHGPMDAKDEDIMSYDFKNPLRKKYSGLMKNLDDQTGLLLQALKDSKQYENTLIFFMSDNGGPTTHNGSSNWPLRGFKGSEFEGGNRTPFLLQWPEKISAGLSSDKPIIAYDVFATCIQAAGGELVTDRTYHGIDLLPVINKPQETNARKLFWSRGKNYSMRQGKWKLNILPTGSSLYNLENDQSEKHDLSEQFPEIKAQLIKEMSKWKSTHAEALWQTGYKKKKKSH